In the Hyphomonadaceae bacterium BL14 genome, one interval contains:
- the pseF gene encoding pseudaminic acid cytidylyltransferase, with the protein MTLAVIPARGGSKRIPRKNGADFCGRPMIAWPIRAALDSGCFERIIVSTDDADLAALARECGAQTPFVRPDHLSDDRTPVIDVIGHAIETLEAAGEIHAHVCCLFATAPFLKAEDLRASADLITADGVDYVFSAARYGFPIQRAFRVTDNGGCEMFDPGQFHTRSQDLEEAYHDAAQFYWGVRGAWLERRPVFTPRARPVVLPPSRVWDIDTPDDWARAELMFRALGLDKS; encoded by the coding sequence ATGACGTTGGCGGTCATCCCCGCGCGAGGCGGCAGCAAGCGCATTCCGCGCAAGAATGGCGCGGATTTCTGCGGCCGGCCCATGATTGCATGGCCGATCCGGGCGGCGCTGGACTCAGGCTGTTTCGAGCGCATCATCGTGTCTACCGATGATGCCGATCTGGCAGCCCTGGCGCGCGAATGCGGGGCGCAGACGCCCTTCGTGCGGCCCGATCATCTGTCTGACGACCGCACGCCGGTCATTGATGTCATCGGCCATGCCATCGAGACGCTGGAGGCGGCGGGCGAGATTCACGCCCATGTGTGCTGCCTGTTTGCCACTGCGCCCTTTCTCAAGGCGGAGGATTTGCGCGCCAGTGCAGACCTGATCACGGCGGACGGCGTGGACTATGTATTTTCGGCGGCGCGGTACGGGTTTCCGATCCAGCGCGCCTTCCGTGTCACTGACAATGGCGGCTGCGAGATGTTCGATCCCGGCCAGTTCCATACCCGCAGCCAAGATCTGGAAGAGGCCTATCACGACGCAGCCCAGTTCTATTGGGGCGTGCGCGGCGCCTGGCTGGAGCGGCGGCCCGTGTTCACGCCGCGCGCGCGCCCTGTGGTGCTGCCGCCCAGCCGGGTCTGGGATATCGATACGCCCGACGACTGGGCGCGCGCCGAGCTGATGTTCCGCGCGCTGGGGCTGGACAAGTCATGA
- a CDS encoding DUF2459 domain-containing protein — protein sequence MIRRFGAAHLVRLARLAGLLALVILAACAGPSRPFAPPASAGDCALIGVSSNGWHGGLYLPASAFAPDSALRIEFPEARWFAIGWGDGRAYPGPLRPGSAISAIAWPTGSLVHIAGLTRDPREAYRQDHVDVAVSRAGLARLVEAIEVELERDEDGGAMVAAPGLDPRGSAFFKARSSYHLFNTCNVWLARHLRGAGMDTGWPGGHVLPVTLMSRLEARAPHACPRDPETAR from the coding sequence ATGATCAGACGCTTTGGTGCAGCCCATCTCGTCCGCCTCGCCCGGCTGGCCGGGCTGTTGGCTCTTGTCATCCTGGCGGCCTGCGCCGGACCGTCCCGGCCGTTCGCCCCGCCGGCGTCGGCGGGCGATTGCGCCCTGATAGGCGTCAGCTCCAATGGCTGGCATGGGGGACTTTACCTGCCCGCCAGTGCCTTTGCGCCGGACAGCGCGTTACGGATCGAGTTTCCCGAGGCGCGCTGGTTTGCCATCGGATGGGGGGATGGGCGCGCCTATCCCGGTCCGCTGCGGCCTGGGAGCGCGATCAGCGCCATCGCCTGGCCCACCGGCTCTCTGGTGCATATTGCCGGCCTGACCCGCGACCCACGTGAGGCCTATCGGCAGGATCATGTGGATGTCGCGGTGTCGCGCGCGGGCCTTGCCCGCCTTGTGGAGGCGATTGAGGTCGAGCTTGAGCGCGATGAGGACGGCGGCGCGATGGTTGCCGCGCCGGGCCTTGACCCGCGCGGCAGCGCCTTCTTCAAGGCGCGCTCATCCTATCATTTGTTCAACACGTGCAATGTCTGGCTGGCGCGCCATCTGCGCGGTGCCGGGATGGATACAGGCTGGCCGGGTGGCCATGTGCTGCCGGTCACGCTCATGTCCCGGTTGGAGGCCCGGGCACCGCACGCCTGCCCGCGGGACCCCGAGACAGCGCGTTAA
- a CDS encoding cytochrome P450 encodes MMSSASLARPPEALFEPARAPGLTAPISLMQTARLMRRNPMAILPEALFETTRLTGPYLGRKVHEVSGAAEMKSILQDNFHAWRKSPLILRMLTPILGDSILTAHGESWRRQRMTLQPAFLKRRIDRFIPIMASAGRDAAETLLGADGPVDVHAVMNDTTFSVIERALFSDVEGFDRGEVRAAIEVLLEEIGRMRYSDLVPSPEWTPRLMGPGALKARGVFRAAADGQIARRRALADPGKDLLGLLLSARDEETGAALSDRDIRDTLMTFIAAGHETTAIAMSWALYLISHDEACQDALRAEADTVYGAGVLDAEAVPRLTLARQVIEESMRLFPPAPILARRAVADTEICGHPVRKGDVALLAFYCLHRHKTLWEHPDHFDPDRWNPERRPRDRYQFLAFGGGPRACIGAQFALQEAAIILSLIVSRARITPAHGAVEPVMQVTLRPKGGMRLKVEAR; translated from the coding sequence ATGATGTCGTCCGCAAGCTTGGCTCGCCCGCCTGAAGCGCTGTTCGAGCCGGCCCGCGCGCCCGGCCTGACCGCGCCGATCAGCTTGATGCAGACCGCCCGGCTGATGCGCCGCAATCCCATGGCCATCCTGCCTGAAGCCCTGTTCGAGACCACGCGCCTGACGGGCCCCTATCTGGGGCGCAAGGTGCATGAGGTGTCCGGCGCGGCGGAGATGAAGTCGATCCTGCAGGACAATTTCCATGCCTGGCGCAAGTCGCCGCTCATCCTGCGCATGCTGACGCCAATCCTCGGCGATTCCATCCTCACCGCCCATGGTGAGAGCTGGCGGCGCCAGCGCATGACGTTGCAGCCGGCCTTCCTGAAACGGCGGATTGACCGCTTCATCCCCATTATGGCGAGCGCCGGCCGCGACGCCGCAGAGACGCTGCTGGGCGCGGATGGTCCGGTCGATGTCCATGCCGTCATGAATGACACAACCTTCTCGGTGATCGAGCGCGCGCTGTTTTCTGACGTGGAAGGCTTTGACCGCGGTGAAGTGCGCGCCGCCATCGAGGTGCTGCTCGAGGAGATCGGGCGCATGCGCTATTCCGATCTTGTCCCCTCGCCGGAATGGACCCCGCGCCTGATGGGTCCAGGCGCGCTCAAGGCCCGCGGCGTGTTTCGCGCCGCTGCAGACGGCCAGATAGCCCGCCGCCGCGCGCTGGCGGATCCGGGCAAGGATTTGCTCGGCTTGCTACTCTCGGCGCGGGACGAGGAAACCGGTGCGGCCCTGTCCGACCGCGATATTCGCGACACGCTGATGACTTTCATTGCTGCAGGTCACGAAACCACCGCCATCGCCATGAGCTGGGCGCTCTATCTGATCTCTCATGACGAAGCCTGTCAGGACGCCCTGCGCGCCGAAGCCGATACGGTGTACGGCGCGGGCGTGCTGGACGCCGAGGCCGTGCCCCGGCTCACGCTGGCCCGGCAGGTTATCGAGGAATCCATGCGGCTGTTTCCGCCGGCGCCGATCCTCGCCCGGCGGGCTGTGGCTGATACCGAGATTTGCGGCCATCCGGTGCGCAAGGGCGATGTCGCGCTGCTCGCCTTCTACTGCCTGCACCGGCACAAGACGCTGTGGGAGCATCCCGATCACTTTGACCCGGACCGCTGGAACCCGGAGCGCAGACCGCGCGACCGGTATCAGTTCCTCGCCTTCGGCGGCGGCCCGCGCGCCTGTATCGGGGCGCAGTTCGCGCTTCAGGAGGCGGCGATCATCCTGTCCCTGATCGTCTCGCGCGCCCGCATCACCCCCGCCCACGGCGCGGTGGAGCCGGTGATGCAGGTCACACTGCGCCCCAAGGGCGGCATGCGGCTGAAGGTGGAGGCGCGGTGA
- a CDS encoding ClpXP protease specificity-enhancing factor SspB, producing MSKDLMHYDQLAQDALRGVVRKALERAAGPGGLPGAHHFYITFRTDDPACDIDESLVKAYPEEMTVVLEHQFWDLSSDDEGWEVTLRFSGVPKYMRVPWRAVTRFHDPSVGFRLHFDYAAPGPGEIARAASDTAPPGGESTVVSLDNFRKKE from the coding sequence GTGAGCAAGGACCTGATGCATTACGACCAGCTGGCGCAGGATGCGCTGCGCGGGGTCGTGCGCAAGGCGCTGGAACGCGCCGCAGGACCCGGCGGCCTGCCGGGCGCGCATCATTTCTATATCACCTTCCGCACTGACGATCCGGCCTGCGATATCGATGAAAGCCTGGTCAAAGCCTATCCTGAAGAAATGACCGTGGTGCTTGAGCATCAGTTCTGGGACCTCTCCAGTGATGATGAAGGCTGGGAAGTGACGCTGCGCTTTTCCGGCGTGCCCAAATACATGCGCGTGCCGTGGCGGGCCGTAACCCGTTTCCATGACCCCAGCGTCGGCTTCCGGCTGCATTTCGATTATGCGGCACCCGGTCCGGGCGAGATTGCGCGCGCGGCCAGCGACACGGCGCCGCCGGGCGGCGAAAGCACGGTGGTCAGCCTGGACAATTTCCGGAAGAAAGAGTGA
- a CDS encoding PaaI family thioesterase has product MSAAPDRAARFIALFSDPAHIPAVSKHFGFELIGLDPEAHSVEAWFSARPEFLNPNGSVQGGIVTGFLDEAMSAAAFMSADMKAAVPTLEMKTSFLRPLTTPRARALGQVARLGSSVAFLEGRLWNEDGVLCATATATAAIRPF; this is encoded by the coding sequence GTGAGCGCCGCGCCGGACCGGGCCGCGCGCTTCATCGCGCTGTTCTCCGACCCCGCCCACATCCCGGCTGTGTCGAAGCATTTCGGTTTTGAGCTGATCGGGCTCGATCCCGAGGCCCACTCGGTGGAGGCCTGGTTCTCCGCCCGCCCTGAATTTCTCAATCCCAACGGTTCTGTTCAGGGCGGTATCGTCACCGGGTTTCTGGACGAAGCGATGAGCGCGGCGGCCTTCATGTCGGCCGACATGAAAGCAGCCGTGCCGACACTGGAGATGAAGACCAGCTTCCTGCGTCCGCTGACCACCCCGCGCGCCCGTGCGCTGGGGCAGGTGGCGCGCCTGGGATCATCCGTGGCCTTCCTGGAAGGCCGGCTGTGGAATGAGGACGGCGTGCTGTGCGCGACAGCCACGGCGACGGCAGCGATCCGCCCGTTCTGA
- a CDS encoding EAL domain-containing protein, with translation MKARVSDILVVVTYAMVAVVAALAFQRFELMSAQLAWLMGAVVFLIAGQVHAAAARAEERARFDAELKSLQRANASMINTLNEAQARLDALSGGAGSPADRTDDAAAPRDETLVAQILARLDAARTVPEPAPARAEDDTDIAAMVREALDANRVDLYMQPVVGLPQRRTSFYEGFTRLRTSTGEVVAPGAFLAAAEAAGMIAEVDNLLLLRCVQIVRRLTKSDRRIGVFCNVSIRSLADEDFFPGFLDFLRRNGDLAGALIFEMPRAAFESRSAIAARNMARLADYGFRFSLDQVNDLNIDLNELQRAGVRFLKIPGERLVAALHGGEPVAGREPGALPPEDVAGLFARYGVDLVAEKIETEATVVEVLDLDIAYAQGHLFGAPRPVREEVLSRADQDVRRAG, from the coding sequence ATGAAGGCTCGCGTCAGCGATATTCTGGTGGTGGTGACCTACGCCATGGTGGCGGTGGTGGCCGCGCTTGCGTTCCAGCGCTTCGAGCTGATGAGCGCTCAATTGGCGTGGCTGATGGGCGCGGTCGTGTTCCTTATTGCGGGCCAGGTGCACGCTGCGGCTGCCCGGGCCGAGGAACGCGCCCGCTTTGACGCCGAACTGAAATCCCTCCAGCGCGCCAATGCCAGCATGATCAATACGCTCAACGAGGCGCAGGCGCGCCTGGATGCCCTGTCAGGCGGTGCGGGATCGCCTGCGGATCGCACCGACGACGCCGCGGCACCACGCGACGAAACCCTGGTCGCCCAGATACTCGCACGGCTTGACGCCGCGCGCACGGTACCTGAACCCGCGCCGGCGCGGGCCGAAGACGATACCGATATCGCGGCCATGGTGCGCGAGGCACTCGATGCGAACCGGGTCGACCTCTACATGCAGCCGGTAGTCGGCCTTCCCCAGCGCCGCACCAGCTTCTATGAAGGGTTCACACGCCTGAGGACCAGCACGGGCGAGGTGGTGGCCCCCGGCGCGTTCCTGGCCGCCGCCGAGGCCGCGGGCATGATCGCCGAGGTGGACAATCTCCTCCTCCTGCGGTGCGTGCAGATCGTACGCCGCCTGACCAAGTCGGACCGCCGCATCGGCGTGTTCTGCAATGTTTCGATCCGGTCACTGGCCGATGAGGACTTCTTTCCCGGTTTCCTCGATTTTCTGCGCCGCAATGGCGATCTGGCCGGCGCACTCATCTTCGAGATGCCGCGCGCCGCCTTCGAGAGCCGCTCGGCGATTGCAGCGCGCAACATGGCGCGCCTGGCCGATTACGGCTTCCGCTTCTCGCTCGATCAGGTCAACGATCTCAATATCGATCTCAATGAGCTGCAGCGCGCAGGTGTGCGCTTCCTGAAGATTCCCGGCGAGCGCCTGGTGGCTGCGCTGCATGGCGGCGAGCCGGTGGCCGGGCGCGAGCCGGGTGCCCTGCCCCCGGAAGATGTCGCCGGTCTGTTTGCGCGCTATGGCGTGGATCTGGTGGCCGAAAAGATCGAGACAGAAGCCACCGTCGTCGAAGTTCTCGACCTCGACATTGCCTACGCTCAAGGGCATCTGTTCGGGGCCCCGCGCCCTGTCCGCGAGGAGGTGCTGAGCCGGGCTGACCAGGATGTGCGCCGGGCTGGCTAA
- a CDS encoding TIGR01459 family HAD-type hydrolase translates to MARLSALVRDYDVILCDVWGVIRDGRALIDGALDALTRFRASGGSVILLSNSPQRSDWLLSHLAQLGAGNGRWDGAVTSGDAIFEELSRRAPGPAYKLGPDYDDGLYEGTGLAFAPLEDAAFISCTGLVDFETETPEQYRDLLSEAALRRLPLVCANPDIVVQVGGALRYCAGALAQLYEALGGTVVMAGKPHPPIYELAYRRLEALGVDADRSRILAIGDGPKTDIAGAQGEGIDALFITGGITGERLAGPFDAHAATGLLAEDALSARYAAPALIW, encoded by the coding sequence GTGGCCCGTCTGTCAGCGCTGGTGCGCGACTATGATGTCATCCTGTGTGATGTCTGGGGGGTAATCCGCGACGGGCGCGCATTGATCGATGGCGCGCTGGATGCGCTCACACGCTTCCGCGCCTCGGGCGGTAGCGTCATCTTGTTATCCAACTCGCCCCAGCGCAGCGATTGGCTGCTGAGCCATCTGGCGCAGCTGGGCGCGGGCAACGGGCGATGGGACGGGGCCGTCACGTCTGGCGACGCGATTTTCGAAGAGCTGTCCCGGCGCGCGCCGGGGCCGGCATACAAGCTCGGGCCTGATTATGATGACGGGCTCTATGAGGGAACAGGGCTTGCGTTTGCACCCCTTGAAGACGCCGCCTTCATCTCCTGCACCGGCCTGGTCGATTTCGAGACCGAGACGCCCGAGCAGTATCGCGACCTCCTCTCCGAGGCCGCCCTTCGCCGCCTTCCTCTGGTGTGCGCCAACCCTGACATTGTCGTGCAGGTGGGCGGGGCGTTGCGCTATTGCGCCGGGGCGCTGGCTCAGCTGTACGAGGCCCTGGGCGGAACCGTCGTGATGGCCGGCAAACCCCATCCGCCAATCTATGAGCTGGCCTACAGGCGCCTTGAAGCCCTGGGCGTGGACGCTGACCGCAGCCGCATACTCGCCATCGGCGATGGCCCGAAGACCGACATCGCCGGCGCCCAGGGCGAGGGGATCGATGCGCTCTTCATCACCGGCGGCATTACCGGCGAGCGCCTCGCCGGTCCGTTCGACGCGCACGCTGCAACAGGCCTTCTGGCGGAAGACGCTCTGTCAGCCCGCTACGCTGCGCCGGCATTGATCTGGTAG
- the sppA gene encoding signal peptide peptidase SppA — translation MSEHAKENVFASIWRWIGLIQHGILRVFGLILILIVLIVLIGGLFGGDDEFEMAEGGLLNFSPTGAIVEETSQVSPGDAFTAALLGGGQPNQILLRDVIEGLRLAAEDDEVTALLVNFDGLVGATPAAMHAIAAEMIAFREAGKEIIAYGDNYSMGGYMLASHASEVHMHEMGGAVVNGYAIYRTFFRSLLDRLNVTVNVYRVGTFKSALEPFLDDSMSPEAAEATRYVFGDIWDAYQARVEAARSLEAGALQTYADTFPDLLARVDGDTARVAQEAGLVDALTGRGAWRNMMEERFGRDADENRIRSSNFLEYVEARRPEAATRGDVIAVINAVGTILDGDGDGGVIGGDRHANLIRRARLDDDVKAIVLRIDSGGGSAFASELIREELVLAREQGKIVIASMGGVAASGGYWIAAPAHEIWAEPTTITGSIGIFGFIPTFENTMAEIGVFEDGVSLTETARFPSPFGGVTDTWSDILQQSIESGYEQFLSVVGEGRNMTRDQVDAVAQGRIWTGAQAHERGLVDHLGGYDEAIAAAAERAGLEEGDYRVMEFVDKQDPFEEFLKMIGLSFVATAFEGPGLLPGGLFGQAAVEAGAELQRINMMTDRRGVYATCLECEAFRRVQ, via the coding sequence ATGTCTGAACATGCCAAAGAAAATGTATTCGCCAGCATCTGGCGCTGGATCGGTCTCATTCAGCACGGAATCTTGCGCGTTTTCGGTCTGATCCTGATTCTGATCGTCCTGATCGTCCTCATCGGGGGCCTGTTCGGCGGCGATGACGAATTCGAGATGGCCGAAGGCGGCTTGCTGAACTTCTCTCCCACCGGAGCGATTGTTGAGGAGACGAGCCAGGTCTCTCCCGGCGACGCCTTCACCGCCGCCTTGCTGGGCGGCGGGCAGCCCAACCAGATCCTCCTGCGCGACGTGATCGAGGGGCTGCGTCTGGCTGCCGAGGATGACGAGGTGACGGCGCTTCTGGTGAATTTCGACGGCCTGGTCGGCGCCACGCCCGCGGCGATGCACGCCATTGCCGCGGAGATGATCGCGTTCCGCGAGGCGGGCAAGGAGATCATTGCCTATGGCGACAACTATTCCATGGGCGGCTATATGCTCGCCTCTCACGCCAGCGAAGTGCACATGCATGAGATGGGCGGGGCTGTGGTCAACGGCTACGCCATTTACCGCACCTTCTTCCGGTCTCTGCTGGACCGGTTGAACGTCACTGTGAACGTCTACCGAGTGGGTACGTTCAAGTCGGCGCTGGAGCCCTTCCTGGATGACAGCATGTCGCCGGAAGCCGCCGAGGCGACCCGCTATGTATTTGGTGATATCTGGGACGCCTATCAGGCCCGTGTGGAAGCGGCGCGCAGTCTCGAGGCGGGCGCGCTGCAGACCTATGCGGACACCTTTCCCGACCTGCTGGCGCGCGTAGATGGCGATACCGCGCGGGTCGCGCAGGAGGCGGGCCTCGTCGACGCGCTGACCGGCCGCGGCGCATGGCGCAACATGATGGAAGAGCGGTTCGGCCGTGACGCCGACGAAAACCGCATCCGGTCGAGCAATTTCCTGGAATATGTCGAAGCGCGCCGTCCCGAGGCGGCGACCCGGGGCGATGTCATCGCTGTGATCAATGCTGTTGGCACGATCCTGGACGGTGACGGCGATGGCGGCGTCATCGGCGGCGACCGGCACGCCAACCTGATCCGCCGCGCGCGCCTGGATGACGATGTGAAAGCCATCGTCCTGCGCATCGATTCAGGCGGCGGTTCGGCCTTTGCGTCCGAACTGATCCGTGAAGAACTCGTGCTGGCGCGTGAACAGGGCAAGATCGTCATCGCCTCCATGGGCGGTGTGGCGGCTTCGGGCGGTTACTGGATCGCCGCACCGGCGCACGAGATCTGGGCAGAGCCGACGACGATTACCGGCTCCATCGGCATTTTCGGCTTCATCCCGACATTCGAGAACACCATGGCCGAGATCGGCGTGTTCGAAGATGGCGTATCGCTGACCGAAACCGCCCGCTTCCCCTCGCCGTTCGGCGGGGTGACCGACACCTGGAGCGACATCCTCCAGCAGTCCATCGAGTCGGGCTATGAGCAGTTCCTGTCCGTTGTCGGCGAAGGCCGCAACATGACCCGCGACCAGGTCGACGCGGTCGCCCAGGGCCGCATCTGGACCGGCGCCCAGGCTCATGAGCGGGGCCTGGTGGACCATCTGGGCGGGTATGACGAGGCCATCGCCGCCGCCGCCGAACGCGCCGGGCTGGAAGAGGGCGATTACCGCGTCATGGAATTCGTGGACAAGCAGGACCCCTTCGAGGAATTCCTGAAAATGATCGGTCTGTCCTTTGTGGCCACAGCGTTCGAGGGCCCGGGCCTGCTGCCGGGCGGCCTGTTCGGTCAGGCGGCTGTGGAAGCCGGTGCCGAGCTGCAGCGCATCAACATGATGACTGACCGGCGCGGCGTGTACGCCACTTGCCTCGAATGCGAGGCGTTCCGCCGCGTGCAATAG